Part of the Pirellulales bacterium genome is shown below.
CCCTCGCCGGCCGGCGAATAGGAATCGCATCCGCGCCACGCGCCGGCCGCGGCGCCAGCAGCGCTTTGCTGCCAAGCAGCGCGGCTGTCAGGGAGCGACCGGCGCGTTGTAGTCGAAGCCCTTCACGCCCAGCTTGAGGCGGAAGATCGCTTCTTTCGAGGCGACCGTGGTGTACAGGTAGTCGCCGTAGAAGTGCACGTTGGTCGCCTTGCTGCCCCCAGCGTCATATTGCCGCAACAGTTGGCCCGACGGCACTTCGACGACGTTAATCACCCCGCCTGTCCACATCCCGACATACAGCCGGCCACGGGCGTCGAAGATCAGCCCATCGGGATCGTGCCGCCCGCCGATCAGGTTGCCTTGCGTCTCGGTGGGAAACTCGATCAGCACCCGCTGGTTACTCACCGTGCCATCCGGTGCCAGATCGAAAATCAGCAGCCGGAAACGCTGGCTCTCGGACAGGCAAAGGTGTTTCTGGTCGGGCGTTACTCCCAGCCCGTTGGGAAAGGCCAGGCGGTCGGCCAACCGTGTCACCTTGCCCGTGGCCGCTTCGTAGCGGTAGATCGCGCCCACTGGATTGTCGGCGTTCGAGCCGCCCGGATCGCTGAAGTAGATATTGCCCGCGCGGTCCAAGGCCACGTCGTTGACGCTGTTAAAGCGGACGCCTTCGCAGGAGTCGGCCAGCACCTCGACCATGCGGCCATCGGCGGCGACACGCAGCAGCCGCCCGGCCCCCGAGTCGCTCGCGATCAGCCGGCCCTGCGAATCGACTTTCAGACCGTTGGCCTGGGGCAAACGGCCGTCGACGGGGGCCAGCTCGCGCAGGTCGCAAAATACCGCCGCGGTGCCGTCGGGCGCGATCCGCCCGATGTTGCCATTGGCCCGATAGTTGACCGCAAACAGGTTGCCCGCCGCGTCGAATGCCGGCCCCTCGGCAAATTCAAAGCCCGTGGCAAACAACTCCGGGCGCACCGAATGCGAAGGGGGCAGATCATCGTGCTCTGCGCCGCACGCCATGCTTGCTGCCCAATACATACAAAACGCCGCAGCTACCAGTCTGCTGCCACTCACGTGATTCGCTCCACTTAGCCGCCATTCAAGGTGAAACGCCGCACTCCGACGCGAGATAAGGTACGCCCTGCAGGCCCGTGCTGGCAACCGTTGCAGCGCAGACCGCTGGCGCTAGCTGCAGCCTTCGATTCGCGCAGCCGCGCCGGACGGCTGGCTCTACAATCCTGCCCCTCGTCGCGCGGCATTTCGTCGGCCGCTTTGTGCTCGGACTTGTCGATCGATTCTTTCGAGGCCTCGACTCATGTCGCTGCTCCGCATGGCCCGGCCGCTGGGCGTGCTCGTCGTCGCGCTCGCCGGTTGCGGCACGACGCGCTGGACCGACAGTGCCCGGACTGCTACCGAACAACTCTTGATTTCCGACGCGGTCGATCAAGCCGTCTCGCAATTGGATTTCAGTGCCTTGGCAGGCAAAGAGGTGTATTTCGATCCGCAATTCCTGCGCGGGACGGTCGACGAGAACTACGTCATCAGCACGATCCGGCAGCACCTCCTGGCCAGCGGCTGCGTGTTGAAAGAACGCCGTGAAGACGCCAACTTCGTCGTCGAGGCTCGTAGCGGGGCCGTCGGCACCGACCGCAACGACGTCACCTTGGGCGTGCCGAGCGTCAGCGTGCCTGCCATTCTGCCCACGCCGCTGCCGACGAGCAT
Proteins encoded:
- a CDS encoding SMP-30/gluconolactonase/LRE family protein, with translation MACGAEHDDLPPSHSVRPELFATGFEFAEGPAFDAAGNLFAVNYRANGNIGRIAPDGTAAVFCDLRELAPVDGRLPQANGLKVDSQGRLIASDSGAGRLLRVAADGRMVEVLADSCEGVRFNSVNDVALDRAGNIYFSDPGGSNADNPVGAIYRYEAATGKVTRLADRLAFPNGLGVTPDQKHLCLSESQRFRLLIFDLAPDGTVSNQRVLIEFPTETQGNLIGGRHDPDGLIFDARGRLYVGMWTGGVINVVEVPSGQLLRQYDAGGSKATNVHFYGDYLYTTVASKEAIFRLKLGVKGFDYNAPVAP